A stretch of the Chiloscyllium plagiosum isolate BGI_BamShark_2017 chromosome 25, ASM401019v2, whole genome shotgun sequence genome encodes the following:
- the pisd gene encoding phosphatidylserine decarboxylase proenzyme, mitochondrial isoform X6, translated as MCQSNQQQQQQPAALKGGKWLHFPQLALRRRLGQLSCMSKPALKLRTWPLSFLYFFLPFSVLKPLTKVGWRPTSRVGLYKTIPTRLLSRAWGRLNQVELPTWMRKPVYNLYIWTFGVNMKEAAVEDLQHYRNLSEFFRRKLKPQARPVSDSHCVISPSDGKILHFGRVKNCEVEQVKGVTYSLENFLGPQTWSENLEISDNKHETSFQDHLVTREGNDLYHCVIYLAPGDYHCFHSPADWRVVHRRHFPGNRNADGGSRSS; from the exons ATGTGTCAATCAaaccagcagcaacagcagcagccgGCGGCGCTGAAGGGAGGGAAATG GTTACATTTTCCCCAGTTGGCTTTGCGCCGCAGGCTAGGTCAGCTGAGCTGTATGTCCAAGCCTGCCCTCAAGCTCCGTACCTGGCCTCTGTCTTTTCTGTATTTCTTCCTGCCATTTAGTGTCCTTAAGCCTCTTACTAAAGTAGGATGGCGACCAACAAGCAGG GTTGGCCTATATAAAACTATTCCCACACGGTTACTATCCCGTGCATGGGGTAGACTGAATCAGGTGGAGCTTCCTACCTGGATGCGTAAGCCTGTCTATAATTTGTACATATGGACATTTGGGGTTAATATGAAGGAAGCAGCGGTGGAAGATCTACAGCATTACCGAAATCTCAGCGAATTCTTCCGCAGAAAGCTAAAACCACAGGCGCGTCCTGTCAGTGACTCTCACTGCGTG ATCAGTCCTTCTGATGGAAAGATCTTGCATTTCGGGAGAGTGAAGAATTGTGAGGTGGAGCAAGTGAAGGGCGTGACTTACTCATTGGAGAATTTCCTGGGCCCTCAGACCTGGTCCGAGAACCTGGAGATTAGTGACA ATAAACATGAGACCAGTTTTCAGGACCATCTGGTGACGAGGGAAGGCAATGATCTCTACCACTGTGTTATTTATTTGGCACCAGGAGATTATCACTGTTTCCATTCACCTGCTGATTGGCGAGTTGTGCACAGGCGCCATTTCCCAG
- the pisd gene encoding phosphatidylserine decarboxylase proenzyme, mitochondrial isoform X3: MVRCRKSLHNTATTCYNLHRVKIHVRRSRCTDASQAELREADGSVVSNGAAGSSRRARFRLHFPQLALRRRLGQLSCMSKPALKLRTWPLSFLYFFLPFSVLKPLTKVGWRPTSRVGLYKTIPTRLLSRAWGRLNQVELPTWMRKPVYNLYIWTFGVNMKEAAVEDLQHYRNLSEFFRRKLKPQARPVSDSHCVISPSDGKILHFGRVKNCEVEQVKGVTYSLENFLGPQTWSENLEISDNKHETSFQDHLVTREGNDLYHCVIYLAPGDYHCFHSPADWRVVHRRHFPGNRNADGGSRSS, encoded by the exons ATGGTGAGATGTCGTAAATCTTTGCATAATACTGCCACTACATGTTACAACCTGCACAGAGTTAAAATTCATGTCCGGAGGTCCCGTTGCACCGATGCAAGCCAGGCAGAGCTCCGAGAAGCCGACGGCTCGGTGGTGTCTAATGGTGCTGCTGGCTCTAGCAGGCGAGCACGCTTCAG GTTACATTTTCCCCAGTTGGCTTTGCGCCGCAGGCTAGGTCAGCTGAGCTGTATGTCCAAGCCTGCCCTCAAGCTCCGTACCTGGCCTCTGTCTTTTCTGTATTTCTTCCTGCCATTTAGTGTCCTTAAGCCTCTTACTAAAGTAGGATGGCGACCAACAAGCAGG GTTGGCCTATATAAAACTATTCCCACACGGTTACTATCCCGTGCATGGGGTAGACTGAATCAGGTGGAGCTTCCTACCTGGATGCGTAAGCCTGTCTATAATTTGTACATATGGACATTTGGGGTTAATATGAAGGAAGCAGCGGTGGAAGATCTACAGCATTACCGAAATCTCAGCGAATTCTTCCGCAGAAAGCTAAAACCACAGGCGCGTCCTGTCAGTGACTCTCACTGCGTG ATCAGTCCTTCTGATGGAAAGATCTTGCATTTCGGGAGAGTGAAGAATTGTGAGGTGGAGCAAGTGAAGGGCGTGACTTACTCATTGGAGAATTTCCTGGGCCCTCAGACCTGGTCCGAGAACCTGGAGATTAGTGACA ATAAACATGAGACCAGTTTTCAGGACCATCTGGTGACGAGGGAAGGCAATGATCTCTACCACTGTGTTATTTATTTGGCACCAGGAGATTATCACTGTTTCCATTCACCTGCTGATTGGCGAGTTGTGCACAGGCGCCATTTCCCAG